Sequence from the Saccharopolyspora pogona genome:
CTCGAAGAATTCCTCGAGGTCGTTCCCGAGTTCTCGCTGGCGGACCCGAGTGAGCCGTGGCACGGCGTCGGCCCGCTGACGCTCCAGATTGGAAAGTGATCGACATGTACCGCATTTCGGTTGACTCGAGCAGGTGTCAAGGGCACGCGCGCTGCATGGCCTTCGCGCCCGAGGCGTTCGACTTCGACGACGAGGGCTATGCGTTCGTCCCGGATGGGTTGGCCGAGGCCGCCGAGCTGCCGGAGAGCATCCGTCGCGCCGAAGCGAACTGCCCGGAGCGCGCCGTCAAGATCGAGGAAACGTGAACCGATGACCCTTACCGGTGATGTGCTGGTGGTCGGGGCGTCGGTAGCCTCCGGTGCGTTCGTCGCGCAGCTGCGCGAAGACGGCTTCGAAGGCCGGGTCCTGGTCGTGGACCAGGACCCGGACGCGCCCTATGATCGGCCGCCGCTGTCCAAGGAATTCCTCGCTGACTCCGCCGAGTCACCGGGTGCACCGTGGTGGCACGACGGCTGCGAATTGGTGCGGGGGAGGGCCACCGCACTGGATGTGGCCTCCTCGACGGTGCGCGTCGAGTTCGAAGACGGGTCGGAAAGTGCTCTGGCGGCGGAGCAGATCGTCATCGCCACCGGTTCGGTGCCGGTGCGTCTGCCCGGTGAGCCGGCCGGGGTAGCGCAGTTGCGCACAGCAGCGGATGCGCGCCGGATCCGTGACTCGGTCGCCGCAGAGCGCAGGATCGTGATCCTCGGAGCGGGCACGATCGGCACCGAGCTGGCGTCCAGCCTCACTCTGGCTGGCGCCCAGGTCAGTCTCGTCGACCTGACCGACAACCCCCTGGACCGCTTCCTCTGCGGGCACCTCGGGGCCGAGGCCGCAGCGTGGATCCGGGATGCGGGAGTCTCACTGCACCTGGGCTCGCGTGTCGAAGGCGTCCTCAAGCAAAGCGGCGGCTGGCGCGTCGTGACAGATTCCGCTGAGCTATCGGCTGACCTCGTGGTCAGCGCGGTCGGCACGCGCCCCGCGACCGCCTGGTTGGCGGGATCGGGGCTGGACGTGGCCGACGGAGTTCGCTGCGACGACGAGGGAACCGTACTGGATACGTCCGGTTCTCCCGTGTCGGGCGTGCGCGCCATCGGCGATGTTTCGGCATGGGGCTTGATCGGTGCAGGTGCTCGTCGGTGCGAGGACTGGACCAATGCGCAACGTCAAGGACGCAGCGTGGCGCGTGCCCTGCTGGGAAAGAACCCGGTGCATATGGACGCGGAACCGGCGTATTTTTGGAGTCACCAGTTCGGTCGGAAAATTCAAGTCTTGGGACACCCGGACCGTGAGGCTACGCTCGTCCAGCATGTCGACGAACCGCACCGAAAGGCGGCGTTCTACACGCTGGAGCGCGGTGCGGAGACCGTCGCCTGGATCGCCATCAACACACCCCGGGAGTTCGCCATGGCCATGCGGAAGTCCATCCAAGCACTCGGCTGAGCAGGCCATATGAGCGTTCCGACACAGGATTCAAGTGGCTTCAAAGCACAGCTCGACCAGATGACCGAAAAGTTGGTCGCAGTTGAGCGCCGCGCTGAGACCTTGGCGGAATTGAACCGCCTGATGGTCCAGGGCGGGGACCCGATAGCGCTCGCGCAGCGGGCCGTCGACCTGGTTAAACGCGCCACCAAAGCCGCAGGGACGTTTGTCTATATCTGGGATCCTGAGATCGAGCGCCTGGTGCTGCGGGTCGCCACCACAGGCCGCCAGGCGGCCCACGTCGGGGAGATCCAGCTCCGCCTCGGTGAAGGCGTCACCGGGTGGACGGGACTGATGCGGCAGACCGTCAGACTCGACGAAGACATCCAGAGCGATCCCAGGTTCGTCAACTTCTCGGTCCTCGAAGAGCACCAGTTTCATTCCATGGTCGCAGTTCCCGTCGCGGTGCCGGGCGGCGAACTGCTGGGTGTGTTCAGCCTGTACGCGGGCGAGCCGGCCGCGTTCGACACCCACGACGTGGAGTTGGCGACCGAGGTCGGAAGTCTGCTGGCCAACGGCCTGGTCCATGCCCAGACCGTGAAAGACCTGCGCAGGGAGTCGGCGGCCTCTCGGTTCCTTATGACCCTGCCCGCGGACGCCACGAGTTCGCTGCAACGCTGCGTCGACGTCCTCGCCGAGGCGATTCGTGACCAGGTGGACGCGGCGTTCTGCTCGCTGGAGCTCGCCGAACGGGGAGCGCCCGACTGCAAGGTCCGCCCTGGACTCGCCTTCGCCGACGACGTCGACAACGCGGTCGTGGTGTCGGCGCGATCGGTCCGGGCGAGGGCTGAACTGCACGACCTGGCCCAGCAGATCAGCTCCGAGCTGGAGAAGCTCACGATCTCTTTCGGCACGCTGTTCCCGCTGGGCGCCATCACGTGTTATCGCGCGCGGCCGTTCACCGAAGCCGACAAGGGCATCGTCGACGCGCTCGCGGCGCAAGCGGCCACCCTCGTATCGTCACTGAGCTGTCCGGCCATGACGACACCGTTGGCAGGCAGGTTGGCGGGGGCTCCCACACGGGAGAGCGCAGACCGGCTCCTTCGTGACCTGGGCTGGCATCCCGGACCCACGCAACCGGTGCAGGTGCGGGTCAGCGGGACGCGGTACACAACGCCATCGGCCTTCGAACGGGTTGTGGACGCACTTCGCGAGATGCGCGGTGGAATCGAAGGAATGGTGCTGGTCCCATCGGCGCCGGTGGTTTCTCTGTTGGTGCCGTACCAGCCCGAACAGTGGAAGGGCTTCGAACACGCGTTGCGGACCACGATCAGGCAGCTGCAGGCCGAGTCGAATGGTGGGGTGACGGCCGGTATCGGTCCCGTGGCCAACGACGTTTCCGACCTGGTCTCCGCGCTTCAAACCGCGGAGACCGCGGGCGCGTGGGCGCAGTTGCTCGGTGACCGCGGTTCGGTTGCCCATCACGAGGACTTCGCACACCTGAGGTTGCTCCCTCGAGTCGCTCTGGACATCGGGGAGGATCTGCGCGATGTCCTGACCCGCATTTCCGAGGTCATACGCTACGACCTGCGCAACGGCACGGCGCTGGCGTCGACCCTGGAGGACTACCTCGCGAACCGCTGCTCGGTGACCGACACCGCCAGCGACCTGTTCATCCACCGCAACACGCTGCGCCAGCGGCTGGGACGCATCGAGGAACTCGTCGGGAGACCGGTCGAAGGCCTCGGGGACTGGGCGGTCGCGGCGCTGGCGGCACGGCTCGCCCTGGCCGGCGAGCCGCGGCTGGTGCGGACACAAGCCCGGAACGCTGCGAGCGGGGAATGACCGGTCCGAACCCGCGTTGTGGGTTCGGACCGGTCATTGGCCATCCGCGGGTTTACTCGTCGGGAAGAGCCTCCATGGCGTCTTCGCGCAGCGTTCCGATCGCCGCGAACCGGGCCGGGGCCCTGCGGCGCAGCCAGATCGCGTACAGGAAACCGGTCGTCGCGATTGCCAGCACGTACACCGGGATGAACGTGACGATGAGGGTGTCGGCGCCGGCGAGGAAGGTGAGGTTTTTCAACAGGAGACCGACGACGACGAGCTGTGCCACGGCGCCCGCGATCGGGGCGGCGAGCGTCTTGAGGTAGTCGCCGGTGCAGTGGCGGCCGACGCGGTTGAAGTAGCCGATCACGGCGATGGACACCAGCAGCTGAACGACCATGACGGCCAACGTGCAGAAGATCGGCAGCCAGGTGCCCAGATGCAGGATCGGGTCCGCGCCACCGATGGCGAAGATCGCAACCGTGGTGATCGCGATCGCGGCCTGCACACCGGCGGCCAGGTGCGGCGACTTGTGCTTCGCGTGGGTCCTGCCCAGCGCCTCGGGGAGGATCCGGTCACGGCCCAGCGAGAAGAAGTACCGCGCCGCATTGTTGTGGAAGGCGAACGAGCACGCGAAGAATCCCGATACCACGAGGAAGTCCATGAGCGTGCGCACGAACGGCAGCGTGTACATGTCGGCCAGCTTGAAGAAGTACTGGTCGAGCAGCGTCTCGGCTTGCGCGGGGGAGTCGCTGCCGAAGCCGACGATGGCCGCGTAGGCGGCCAGGGCGTAGAAGACGCCGAGCGTGATCACGGCGATGTATGTCGCGCGCGGCACGCTTTGCTTCGGATCCATCGTCTCTTCGCCGTAGATCGCGGTCGTTTCGAAGCCGATCCAGGACCAGAACGCTAGGAAGAAGCCGATGCCCACGGCTGGTGCGGCGCCCCACTGCGCGGGGTCGAACGCGACGGCCATCTGACCGGACGTACCGCCGGATCCGATGGTGAACACGTCGACCACGAGGACGATCAGCACCTCGAGCGTCAGCAGCAAGCCGAGAATGCGTGCGGTGAGGGTGACCCGGTAGTACGAGATCACGAACATCGACGCCAGCGCGACGATGCTGCACCAATACCAGGGCACGCTCAGCCCGAAGTAGTCGCCGAGCAGTGCGGAGGCGTAGTAGCCGAAGCCGCCCTGGATCGCGGCGGTGATCATGCTGTACGCGGAGAGAATCGTGAAACCCGCCGCGAGTCCCATGGGCCGGCCGAGGCCCTGCGAGGTGAACGTGTAGAAAGCGCCCGCTGCGGTGATCCGCTTCGCCATCTGGACGAACCCGACGGAGAACACCAGCAGAATGAGTGTCGTGGCGAGGTAGGTGAGCGCGGTGGCGAGTCCTGCGCCGCTGGACAGGGAGATCGGGATGTAGGTCGAGACTACGACCAGCGGAGCGGCGGCGGCCGTCACCATGAGCACGATGTGCAGGAAGTTGATCGAGCTGCGTAACAGGTCCGTGGACGAGCTACGCGCCGACGTCTTCCTAGGGGGAGCCGCGGCTTCGGGTTTGGAAAATCGGGTCATGGTCCTGCCTTCCTGCGGTGGCTCATCGCTACCCGGGCATGCGGAGCATGGATGGGCGATTTGGTGACGTTAGCCACGGCGGGGCGGCAGCTGTATGTCCATGCAGACCACATCGGCGGACCGGGCATGTGCAGTACGCGGTGAGTCCTCATGTGCCTGGTCCCGGCGCCGGGATGTGCACAGGGTAGGTCGGCCCCAATGATGTGCATATTGTCCGCAGACGGTTGTGGGCGGGAAGGATCTTTTCCCCAATCAATGTCACTTTAAGTAACGAATAATCGCGCAGCGCGTTTGTTGGGCGTCGTCGCTGGCTCTGCATCCATCTGCGGCACAAGGTCGAGGACGGCCCACACCACCCGCCCGGTGCCGTGATCCACGCACCACATTCGCGTGTCACCCTGACTGGTGTAATTGAGGCGCGTGAAGCGGCACCATCGACGCGACAGCGGGACTGACCACGCTCGGTGCTCGCCACCTCTACAAAGGAAAGCCGCCCTTACGGGGGTAGCAACGTGTCACCGATTCGTGACTGGTGCAGATAGAACCCTTCAAGCAAGCCGCCGTCGTCGATAGGGCGGAGCGGCCGTAGGGGCGCTTGCCGACCCGCCACGGCTCGCCCAACGACATGAGGACTTCTGCGCCGACGATGCCCATGCACCGACGCTCAAGATCCAGCAAGCTCACCGGGTCCCCGACCACCACTTGCCGTGCCACACGCCTTCCACGCAGATGTCCGAACAGGACAGACATCCCGAACCTGGTCGGTAAACAACCACGGGATGTCCCTGGAATCACGCAGGACGGACGGCGCGTACGGGTCTATCTGCGGTCGGTAAGCTCCAGGATCAGGATGGGGACGCGACCGCGTTCGGCGTGCTCGAGGGCGAGGGTGTCGGCGGCCTGGGGGACCAGGGTTGCGTGGTGCACCAGGGGTTGTCCACCCAGGGCGGCGGCCAGCACACCGAGGAAATCCTGCGCTCGGCTGGATACACCGCCGAGCGGATCGCGCAGCTGCTCAACGACGGCGTGATCAGAACCTACCGGGCGACGACTTCGGGCTGATCTGACGAGCCTGATCCGCCATAGAACTGAGCTGGCTCGCATCGGCAGCTTCAGATTGCGTGGCCCGACGCCGAGCGGCGAGCACGACGAGACGTGGCGTCGAGTGCGCTGTAGTCCCACTTCCTTGCGATGCCGAACACGCCGGCGCCACCTTCGTCTCCGAGGTGGAGAAGGTGGGGTGTTCTGGCTGTTCCCGGTCAAAGGCAACCGGCCTGGCCTGCACCCACAGCTGAAAACCCTGCCCTGGACCCGAGTCCGCCTCGGCGAAAGAAACCGCGGCCGCGGGCACGGGCGTGCCGAGACCCACAGCCTGAAAGTCCTTGCTCTGGAAGAAAACCTGTGGACCGACCTGCTCGGGACCCGAAACGACCTAAACCGGACAGGTCAACCTTGCACACGCCCTGGGTGGATACCTCCGGTCCGAATCATGCATCCCTACCCGGAAGGCGCCTTGCTGCCAGGACCCAAGGCAGGAGCCCAGTGCGGTAGTCCCGCACCCTGGGATCTGTGCGGGGGGCCGCCCGCGAGGGCGGTCCCTACCGCGACAAAGGGGGTGCGGACCTGCCGACACGAACTTCTTGACCGCACGCTGATCTGGGACCAAAGCCATCTCCTGCACGCCCTGCGTGAGTTCGAGAAGTTCTACAACGAGCACAGGTCCCACCCACGCCTCGCGAACCCCCGCCCGCTACACCCACTTCCCCAACCGATCACCAGCCCCGAGCAGCTGGCCCAACTCGACATACGAAGGCTTGAACGCCTGGGCGGCCCCCTCCACGAGTACCGACATGCCGCATGACCAGGGCGGACGAGGTTTTCGGCAAGCGCACCCCTGCCGCGGCGGGTACCGGGCGTGACTGATGTGGACGGTCGGCATCGTCGGCGCGAGTTGTCTGTCACTTGCCGACGGTTGGTAATACAACCAACCCAAATGTTCACCAACGGGGCGAGCCGGGTTTGACGACGTGCAGTCGTCTGGACCGGCTGGGCGTGCAGTGTTCGCTGTGTGACGAGGTACTTGGAAATCGCTGACCGGCTTGCCAGCGAGTTGGGCGATTCAGTACCCGGTAGCCGGGTGGTCAGTGAATCCGAGCTGGCCAGGCGGTTCGGTGTGGGCCGCGGGGCGGCCAGGTCCGCGCTGCAGGAGCTGGAGCGCCGGCTGCTGGTTCGGCGTGTGCGTGGCGCGGGCACGTTCGTCAATTCACGCATCGACTATGTGATTTCCCGTGACCGCCCGCCGTCGTGGCACGCGAGTGTGCAGGCGGCGGGCGCGACGCCGCGGTCGGTGGTCAGACGCGTCGACCGGGTCGGGCTGCCTGAGCCCGAGGCGAAGTGGTTCGCCCGGGAGCCGGGTTCGCCTGCCTACCTAGTGGTGCGCGAGTTCTACGCCGATGACCTCCTGGCGAGTTGGAGCGAGGAGTGGATCCCTGCCGACATCGTTCCCGAGCTGGATGTGGCGATGCAGGTGGTCGATTCGGTCGAGGACGTACTGCGTCAGGTGGGCCGGTTGCAGCTGGTGCGCACGTGGCACCGGGTGGCGCTGGAGATACCGCCGCCCCGTGTGCTGCGGGAGCTGGAGGTCGAGGCGAGCTGCCCGGTCTACCGCTGGGAGAACCACAGCCGCGACGCGGCGAGTGGGCGGGTGCTGAGGCGGAGCACGGCGTGGACCAGGGCCGATGTGGTTCGCGTGATCGTAGAGCTGTTAGAAACGATCTCGGAGGAGGAAGGGTGACCGAGGTGTTGAGCCGGGAGCAGCGGTGCGCGCTGCTGGCGGAGGCCGAGCGCGACGAGCTCGTTGCGTTGGCGGACGAGTGTCTCGACGACGGCGCCGCGCTGCGTGTGCTGAGCGGACCGGAGGTCGGGATTGTCGTCGCGCAGGTCCGTGAGCCGGTGCTGGCGGAACGGTTCCTGCTGGGCGACGTGTTGGCGTGCCGCGTCGAGGTGGACTTGGCCGGGCAGGTGGGCTGGTCGATCCGGCTGGGTGAAGACCGCGTGGCCGCCGTGGCCGCGGCGGTGCTCGACGCGGAGGCGGAAGCGGACCGTCCGCGTTCGGCGCGAGTCGACGAACTCTGCCGGACCGTCGCCGATCGGTTGGCGGCGCGGGAAGTAGCCGAGTGGGCGGCGCTGGCGCCGACGATCGTCGAGTTCGAGGAGTTGACATGACCTTTGTCGTGGACAGGATCGCCGCGGCCCGGCTACTTCCGGATGAGTCGCGGGAGGTGTTCCGTGTGGTGCTGGACGCGCTGGCCCGCCCCGGCCGAATCGTCCAGCTGCCCTCGGATCGCCTCGGCGGGACACCGGCAGTGCTGTTGCCGATGCTGGCGCTCGCCGACCTGGGCACCCCGGTCGCGGTGCTGGATGACGGTGCGGGGTGGGTGGACGCGGTGTCCGCGGCCACGTCGGCGCCGATCGTGGAGTTCGACGTCGCGCGGTTCGTCGCGGCCACGCGACCGATGAGGCCGGAGGAGCTGCGTTCGGCCTGCCGGGGGAGCGCGTTCGCGCCCGAGGCCGGCGCACTGGTCTGCCTTTCGGTGGCCGAAGTGGATGGCGAGGATTGGGTGCTCTCCGGTCCTGGTATTGCCGACCGGGCTCGTGTGTCCGGAGTGGACGGCCTGGTCGAGGCGCGGGCCTTGGCGGTGGCGGGTTTCCCTGCTGGTGTCGATCTGCTGTTGATCACCGCGGACGGGCGGATGGCCGGGATTCCGCGTACGACCGTGATCGAGGGGAAGGGTTTCTGATGGGGTACGCGAGTGCCCGCGGCGGGCTGGCGTCGATTATCGCCGCGGAGGAACTGGTACGACGCGAGCGCGACCACGCGCCGGTGCCGTGGGTGTCGACCGAACAGATCACCGGGCGGTTCCGCTTGGCGGTGGACCGGGTGATGGGGGAAGGCGGGCTCTACGACGAGCCCACGGCCGCGGCGGCGGTGCGGCAGGCCGAAGGCGACACGCTGGAGGCGGCGCACCTGGTGCGGGCCCATCGCTCCACGTTGCCACGGCTGGCTGTGAGCGAACCGATCGATCCGGATGAGATGGTCGTGCTGCGCCGGATCGTGCCGGCGATGCGTGAGCCGAACGGCCCGCAGTTGCTGGGCCGTACCACCGACTACACCGGCCGCCTGCTCGAGAAGCCGGACGGGCAACCGGAAGCACAGCCGCAGGAGCCTCGTCCGGGCGTCGAGCGCAGTGAGGAGCAGCGCCGCCCGAGGCGGTTCCTCGAGGTGTTGCGGAAGCTGGACCTGGTGGCTGATCAGCGCCTCCGTGACGATCCGGAGCCCGTGGACATCACGCGTGCGGCGGTGCGCCCGCCCGCCGCCCGGTCGGCGGTGCTCGCGGCGATGGCGCGTGCGGAGACCAGTGGACTCGTTTCGCTGTGGTACCGGTCGATGCTGGGGCCCGACAACGACATTCACGAGATCAACCTGGGCGAGCTGCGGCACGGGCGGCTGCCGCTGCGGGTGCGGCATCCGCACACCGGCAATCTGGTGCGGATGGGCGAGTTCCGGGTCACCGAGGCCGAGGCGATCGAGAACCTGGACGGGGCCGATGAGGACCGCAGCAAACTCGGTGTCGGCTATGGCCTGTGTTTCGGCCACAACGAGCGCAAGGCGATCGCGATGGCCAACATGGACATCGCCAACCGGCGCTTCGGCCGGACGGGACCGCTGGAACAGCTGCTGTTGCTGACCACGGACGGGCTGGATTCGGGCGGGTTCCTCGAGCACCTGAAGCTGCCGCACTACGTCACGTTCCGTTCGATCATGGACCGCAAGCTCGCCTTGCGTGCCGCCGCCGAAGCCGATGAAAAGACGGACTCGCGGGTTGCCGATCCGGTCGGGGAGGAAAGCCGATGAAATCCACAGTGGACATTGTTGAGCAGTTCGAACGGGAGCAGGGGCTGCTAGACGAGAGCGCCAAGCGGGAGGTGCGCCGCGCGCTGTTGACCGGGGTGTGCGTGCCCGGTTACCAGGTGCCTTTCGGCTCACGTGAAATGCCCGTGGCGCGCGGCTGGGGCTCCGGCGGGCTGCAGGTGACCCTCGGCGTGATCGGGCCGCAAGACACGGTGAAGGTCATCGACCAGGGCGACGACGCGGGGGTCAACTCCACCAATCTGCGGCGCCTGATCACCTCGACCACCGGCAGCAGCGAGACCACCGACACCCGCGAAGCCACTATCACCCAGACCCGGCACCGGATTCCGGAAGAGGCCCTCGGCGAGGGACAGATCCTCGTGTTTCAGGTGCCCAGGTCGGACCCGTTGCGCGCCGTGGAAAAGTCCGTCGCCGAGGCCGCACGCATGCACGCCGAAGCCGACTACGCCAAGATTTGGGTCAGCCTGTACGAAGATCTGGTCACCAACGGCATGGTCACCAAGACCACCGGCTATCCGGTACTGGTCAGCGGCCGGTACGTGATGTCGCCCAGTCCGATCCCGCGCTGGGACGTGCCCCGGCTGAACCAGAGCGAGAACCTGAACCTTTTCGGTGCCGGCCGAGAGAAGAGGATTTACGCCGTGCCCCCGCACACCGACGTGCGCCCGCTGGCGTTCGACGATGTGCCTTTCGAGGTGGAGCACACGCCTGGCGCGCGGTGCAAGCTGTGCGGCAGCGACGACGTGTTCTTGGTCGACGCCGGTCCCGATGGCGGTCACGTGTGCAGCGACACCGACTGGTGCGCCCGGGTGCGCGAGAGCGCCGCCGACACCGCCGCGCATCGCGAGCGGGCCCCGCTGCACCTGCGTCCTGACCCCAGTGCCCGCATGGCCGGAGCGGCGAACGCTCAGTCGTATGTTCCTCCGGCGCGGGTGTCCGGTGGACCCGAGTGGACGCTGCGTGTGTCGGGGATCGGCAAGATCCACGGCCGCGGTGGCGCGGAGGCGGTGCCGGGCACGGGACCGGAGCACGGCACCGCGATCAGTCCGGCCACCGGCGCGATCGTGGCTGCCTGGGACGTCTCCTTCGACGTCGCGCCGGGCGAAGCGCTCGGCGTGATCGGGGAGTCGGGTTCCGGGAAGTCCACCGTGCTCAGCTGCGTGATCGGTGACCAGCAGTCCACCATGGGACAGGTGCACCTGGCCGCGGTCGACGGCGGAGCAACCGACGTGCTGCGGTTGCCCGCCGACGAACGTCGCCGCCTGCGCATCGGTGAAATGGCCGTGGTGCACCAGGACCCCGCCGCGGGACTGGATCTGAACGTGACCGCGGGCGGCAACATCGCCGAGCGGCTCACCGCGGCCGGCTGGCGCAGCTTCCACGCGATCCGTCGCCGCGCCGCGGAGCTTCTCGAGCGGGTCGAGGTGCCACTGTCGCGCATGGACGATCCGGTGAAGACGTTCTCCGGCGGGATGCGTCAGCGGGTGCAGATCGCCAAGGCGCTGGCCACCGATCCGCCGGTGCTGCTGCTCGACGAGCCGACGACCGGCCTGGACGCCTCCGTCGCCGCGGGGGTGCTGGACCTGCTGCGTGGACTGCTCGCCGAACGCGACGTGGCCGCTGTTGTGGTCAGTCACGACTTCGCGGTGATCGAGGCGCTCACCGACCGGACGTTGGTGATGCAGCTGGGGCGGGTGGTCGAGCGCGGCCTGACCGACCAGCTCTTCCACGACCCGCACCACCCGTACACCCAGCGGCTCGTCGCCGCGGCCAGGAGGTGATCCCCATGCGACCCGTTCTCAGCGTGCGCGGGCTGCGCAAGTCCTTCGTGCTGCACACCATCGACGGCCGGAAGGTCGAGTCGCTGGACGGCGTGGACCTGGACGTGCACGCCGGCGAGCACGTCGCGCTCGCCGGGCCCAGCGGTGCCGGGAAGTCCTCGCTGCTGCGGTGTGTCTACCGCACGTATCTGCCCGATGCCGGGACATTGGTGCTGCGCGCCGGCGACACGGAGGTGGAGCTGACGGGGCTGGCCGACCGGGCCATGGCCCGGCTGCGTGGCCGCGAGATCGGTTACGTGTCGCAGTTCCTGTCCGCACCGCCGCGCACCGGGCCGTGGGAGGTGGTGGCCGCAGCCGCGCGCCGCCGCGGCCTGGACCGCGCCGACGCCCGCGAGGCGGCCGCCACCGCGCTGCGTCGGCTCAACTTGGACGAAGCGCTGTGGGATGTCGACTGTGGCGTGCTTTCCGGCGGAGAACGGCAGCGGGTGAACCTCGCCGCCGGCACGGTGCGTCCGCCCAGGCTCCTGCTGCTCGACGAACCGGTGTCGGCTCTGGACCCGGCCAATCGCGAGGCCGCGTTGAACCTGATCGGGTCACTGGCCGAGCAAGGCGTCGCCGTGCTGGCGGTGTTCCACGATCTGGACGCGATGCGCCGGCTCGCCTCCCGGGTGGTGCTGATGGCGAACGGGCTGGCCGAGCGCTCAGGCAGTCCCGCCGAGATGCTGGCAGGTGCCGCATGAGCACTCCGGTCGCCGAAACCTGGACGCCGGCCGCACCGCCCGCGGACTACGTCCTCGGTCACGTGCGCGCGGTACTGCCCGGCCGCGTGCTGGACAACGCCCGGATCGTGGTCCGCGACGGCCGCATCGCCGCGGTCGAACCGCACCCCGCGGGTTCCGGGTCCGATGTGGACGGTCAGGACTTGCTGTGCGTACCCGGGCTCATCGACACGCACAGCGATGGCCTGGAGAACGAGCGGATGCCCCGGCCCAGCGTCGAGGTGCCGATCGAGTTCGCCATCCAGTCCTTCGAGGGCAAGCTGCGTGCCGCGGGCGTGACCACGGTGTTCCACGGCGTAGGGTTCGAGGAACGCTCCGTGCGTGCCCGCGGTAAGCCGCGCACCGTGCGGCAGGCGGAATACGTGTGCCAGGCCCTTGACGCCTACGAGGACGGGCTGCTCGACCACCGGATCCTGTATCGGCTCGACGTGCGCAGCGCGGAGGGACTGGCGGCGTTGTGCAGCCGCTTGGACCAGGCGCCCGATGGCGCGCTGGTGTCGCACGAGGACCACACGCCGGGGCAAGGACAGTTCACGGACCTCGCGGAGTACACGCGATGGATGATCGACCAGCGCGGGATGACCGACGACGAGGCCCGCGAACACGTCGATCAGACCATCGCCAACCGTGACAGCCTGTTGAACGTGCGAGACGAAGCTTTCCGCTGGTTGGCCTCCCGCACGGGCCGCATCCGCGTGATGGGGCACGATCCCGGTTCCGCCGGCGAGATCGCGGATCTGCTGGAGCGTGGCGGCAGCATCGCCGAATTCCCGACGACGATCGAAGCCGCGCAGGCGGCCAGGGATCACGGCATGCCGGTGGTGATGGGCGCACCGAACATCCTGCGGGGCCGGTCCCAGAGCGGCAACGTCTCCGGCCGGGACCTGCTCGCGCGAGGACTGGTGACCGGGCTGGCGTCCGACTACCTGCCGTCCAGCCTGCTCGCCGCCGCGATCCTCCTCGCCGAGGACGGCCTGGCCACCTTGCCCGCCGCCATCGGACTCGTGACCGGCGGAGCCGCCGACGTGGCCGGGCTGGCCGACCGTGGCCGGCTCGATCCAGGCCTGCGCGCGGACCTGGTGCTGGTCGAGCCATGCAGACCGTGGGCGAGGGTGCGGGCCGTGCTCTGGGGTGGACGGTGAGCCCGACACCTGCGATCGAGATACCGGCGGGCACACAT
This genomic interval carries:
- a CDS encoding carbon-phosphorus lyase complex subunit PhnI translates to MGYASARGGLASIIAAEELVRRERDHAPVPWVSTEQITGRFRLAVDRVMGEGGLYDEPTAAAAVRQAEGDTLEAAHLVRAHRSTLPRLAVSEPIDPDEMVVLRRIVPAMREPNGPQLLGRTTDYTGRLLEKPDGQPEAQPQEPRPGVERSEEQRRPRRFLEVLRKLDLVADQRLRDDPEPVDITRAAVRPPAARSAVLAAMARAETSGLVSLWYRSMLGPDNDIHEINLGELRHGRLPLRVRHPHTGNLVRMGEFRVTEAEAIENLDGADEDRSKLGVGYGLCFGHNERKAIAMANMDIANRRFGRTGPLEQLLLLTTDGLDSGGFLEHLKLPHYVTFRSIMDRKLALRAAAEADEKTDSRVADPVGEESR
- a CDS encoding alpha-D-ribose 1-methylphosphonate 5-phosphate C-P-lyase PhnJ, producing the protein MKSTVDIVEQFEREQGLLDESAKREVRRALLTGVCVPGYQVPFGSREMPVARGWGSGGLQVTLGVIGPQDTVKVIDQGDDAGVNSTNLRRLITSTTGSSETTDTREATITQTRHRIPEEALGEGQILVFQVPRSDPLRAVEKSVAEAARMHAEADYAKIWVSLYEDLVTNGMVTKTTGYPVLVSGRYVMSPSPIPRWDVPRLNQSENLNLFGAGREKRIYAVPPHTDVRPLAFDDVPFEVEHTPGARCKLCGSDDVFLVDAGPDGGHVCSDTDWCARVRESAADTAAHRERAPLHLRPDPSARMAGAANAQSYVPPARVSGGPEWTLRVSGIGKIHGRGGAEAVPGTGPEHGTAISPATGAIVAAWDVSFDVAPGEALGVIGESGSGKSTVLSCVIGDQQSTMGQVHLAAVDGGATDVLRLPADERRRLRIGEMAVVHQDPAAGLDLNVTAGGNIAERLTAAGWRSFHAIRRRAAELLERVEVPLSRMDDPVKTFSGGMRQRVQIAKALATDPPVLLLDEPTTGLDASVAAGVLDLLRGLLAERDVAAVVVSHDFAVIEALTDRTLVMQLGRVVERGLTDQLFHDPHHPYTQRLVAAARR
- a CDS encoding ATP-binding cassette domain-containing protein, coding for MRPVLSVRGLRKSFVLHTIDGRKVESLDGVDLDVHAGEHVALAGPSGAGKSSLLRCVYRTYLPDAGTLVLRAGDTEVELTGLADRAMARLRGREIGYVSQFLSAPPRTGPWEVVAAAARRRGLDRADAREAAATALRRLNLDEALWDVDCGVLSGGERQRVNLAAGTVRPPRLLLLDEPVSALDPANREAALNLIGSLAEQGVAVLAVFHDLDAMRRLASRVVLMANGLAERSGSPAEMLAGAA
- a CDS encoding alpha-D-ribose 1-methylphosphonate 5-triphosphate diphosphatase — protein: MSTPVAETWTPAAPPADYVLGHVRAVLPGRVLDNARIVVRDGRIAAVEPHPAGSGSDVDGQDLLCVPGLIDTHSDGLENERMPRPSVEVPIEFAIQSFEGKLRAAGVTTVFHGVGFEERSVRARGKPRTVRQAEYVCQALDAYEDGLLDHRILYRLDVRSAEGLAALCSRLDQAPDGALVSHEDHTPGQGQFTDLAEYTRWMIDQRGMTDDEAREHVDQTIANRDSLLNVRDEAFRWLASRTGRIRVMGHDPGSAGEIADLLERGGSIAEFPTTIEAAQAARDHGMPVVMGAPNILRGRSQSGNVSGRDLLARGLVTGLASDYLPSSLLAAAILLAEDGLATLPAAIGLVTGGAADVAGLADRGRLDPGLRADLVLVEPCRPWARVRAVLWGGR